The Vibrio pomeroyi genome window below encodes:
- a CDS encoding S1-like domain-containing RNA-binding protein yields MKLAKAYQRSRIISAKFKVETILMINIGQINNLEVVKQADFGVFLDASDYGTVLLPKRFTPEGVEIGQKLDVFLYIDSDNQIAATTEKPIAQVGQFGLMTVEGVNSTGAFMSWGVKGKDLLVPFSEQRGRLNEGQSILVYVYIDKASSRIVGTTKFNKWLDNTPATYKQNEQVDLIIAERSQLGYKAIVNGEHWGMIFPSDIIGKLFIGKTLKGYIKNVREEDGKIDLSLQKIGVAKMDDLSTKILDLLEKKGGFLPLNDKSSPDAIFSAFRTSKGTFKKTIGGLYKSGKISIDKEGIRLTK; encoded by the coding sequence ATGAAACTAGCGAAAGCATATCAGAGATCACGTATAATCTCCGCCAAATTTAAAGTAGAGACAATCTTGATGATTAATATTGGTCAAATAAACAACTTAGAAGTAGTAAAACAAGCAGACTTCGGTGTATTCCTTGACGCTAGTGACTATGGAACCGTGTTGCTGCCTAAACGATTTACTCCTGAAGGTGTTGAAATTGGTCAAAAGTTAGATGTTTTCTTATACATTGATTCTGACAACCAGATCGCTGCAACGACTGAAAAACCGATAGCTCAAGTAGGGCAGTTTGGTTTGATGACCGTTGAAGGTGTAAACAGCACTGGCGCATTCATGAGTTGGGGCGTGAAAGGTAAAGACCTACTGGTTCCTTTCAGCGAGCAACGTGGCCGTTTAAACGAAGGTCAGTCAATCTTAGTATATGTATATATTGATAAAGCATCTAGCCGCATTGTAGGTACAACAAAGTTCAACAAGTGGTTAGACAACACGCCTGCGACTTATAAGCAAAACGAGCAAGTGGATCTTATCATCGCTGAACGTAGCCAATTGGGTTACAAAGCGATCGTAAATGGCGAGCACTGGGGCATGATTTTCCCATCTGACATCATCGGCAAGCTGTTCATCGGTAAAACTCTGAAAGGCTACATTAAAAATGTTCGTGAAGAAGACGGTAAGATTGATCTGTCTCTTCAGAAGATTGGTGTAGCTAAGATGGATGATCTAAGTACTAAGATTTTAGACTTGCTTGAAAAGAAAGGTGGCTTCTTGCCATTGAATGACAAGTCTTCACCGGATGCGATTTTCTCTGCATTCAGAACCAGTAAAGGTACGTTCAAAAAGACCATTGGTGGTTTGTACAAGTCTGGCAAAATCTCGATCGACAAAGAAGGCATTCGCTTAACTAAATAA
- a CDS encoding DUF4442 domain-containing protein has protein sequence MLTPLQKANFYLSMFGFFKVPLIWLCRPKLLALDNQHVEVKIPLKRRTKNHLNSMYFGVLAVGADVAGGFLAMSKSQQQGEKISLAFKEVTGNFLKRPEGDVHFTCNDGELINTMLAETMSTGERVNQPVTIIATCPSLHGDEPMAEFTLTLSIKKVPSRK, from the coding sequence ATGTTGACCCCTCTACAAAAAGCAAATTTCTACTTAAGCATGTTTGGCTTTTTCAAAGTCCCACTTATCTGGTTGTGTCGACCAAAACTGCTCGCGTTGGACAACCAACATGTTGAAGTGAAAATCCCGCTCAAGAGACGTACCAAGAATCACCTTAACAGTATGTACTTTGGCGTTTTGGCTGTCGGTGCGGATGTAGCCGGTGGCTTTCTCGCGATGAGTAAGTCGCAACAGCAAGGTGAAAAGATCTCGTTGGCTTTTAAAGAGGTAACGGGTAACTTTTTGAAGCGCCCTGAAGGTGATGTGCATTTCACTTGTAACGACGGTGAGCTGATCAACACTATGTTGGCAGAAACTATGTCGACCGGAGAACGAGTCAATCAACCCGTAACCATTATCGCGACATGCCCATCTTTACATGGTGATGAGCCGATGGCCGAGTTCACGCTAACGCTTTCAATTAAGAAAGTCCCATCCAGAAAATAG
- a CDS encoding phosphoenolpyruvate synthase, producing MTQENQSTLHPELVLGDVLPSYNDNNNSTHLYVSLSELVMDRVFYHPSIEDHLDTLSDIEKTSLDAILGGKSVEEHFVSTLVIAIQAAVLPSHTSVRIALSSADSYSFRSLLGGNCEVEEVNPALGVRGVARYATPEYSKAFALECQVIKTLREQGINVEVVVPYVRALSDAAKIIDLLAEQGLPRGLNGLKVLFSCDVPSAVLLSERLLHYFDGVVVNVDSLASFTLGVDKQNDAQQHAFDPQNEAVITLLDMIVKATLHAKKPVLLVTQGLVDYPRLQGYIADLEGVETVVTA from the coding sequence ATGACTCAAGAAAATCAAAGCACTTTGCACCCAGAACTTGTCTTAGGTGATGTGCTGCCTTCTTATAACGATAATAATAATTCTACCCACTTGTACGTATCTCTGTCTGAATTGGTTATGGACCGCGTTTTCTACCATCCATCGATTGAAGACCATTTAGATACACTTTCTGATATTGAGAAAACCTCTTTAGATGCCATCCTTGGTGGCAAGAGTGTCGAAGAACATTTTGTTTCAACACTGGTTATTGCGATTCAAGCTGCAGTCCTACCGAGTCATACCTCAGTGCGCATCGCGTTGAGCAGTGCCGATAGCTACAGCTTCCGTTCGCTGTTAGGCGGCAATTGCGAAGTTGAGGAAGTGAACCCGGCACTGGGCGTTCGTGGTGTCGCTCGCTATGCGACACCAGAATACAGCAAGGCTTTCGCTTTAGAGTGTCAGGTGATTAAGACATTACGTGAGCAGGGCATCAACGTTGAAGTCGTTGTGCCTTACGTTCGTGCGTTAAGCGACGCTGCGAAGATCATCGACTTGCTAGCAGAGCAAGGTTTACCACGCGGTCTTAATGGTCTGAAAGTGCTGTTCTCGTGTGATGTTCCTTCTGCAGTGCTATTGAGCGAACGTCTACTGCATTACTTTGATGGTGTCGTTGTGAATGTCGACAGCCTAGCGTCTTTCACTCTTGGCGTAGACAAACAAAATGACGCGCAGCAACATGCTTTCGATCCGCAAAACGAAGCGGTAATTACTTTACTTGATATGATTGTTAAAGCGACCCTGCATGCGAAGAAGCCAGTATTGTTAGTAACGCAAGGTTTAGTCGATTACCCACGTCTACAAGGTTACATTGCTGACCTTGAAGGCGTTGAAACGGTCGTGACTGCTTAA
- a CDS encoding 3-deoxy-7-phosphoheptulonate synthase: MPLKTDELRTQALGPMPTPAELGNAHPITDDVAERIANSRRQIEDILTGRDNRLLVIVGPCSVHDTEAALDYAERLSQIQEQYKDELFVVMRTYFEKPRTVVGWKGLITDPNLDGSYALETGLNKARKLLLDINKLGLATATEFLDMITGQYIADLITWGAIGARTTESQIHREMASALSCPVGFKNATNGNIKIAIDAIRAAHASHYFYSPDKNGRMTVYRTSGNPYGHVILRGGDKGPNFDAESVDIACKQLAEFDLPQRLVVDFSHANCQKQHRKQLEVAQDICDQIKSNKNQIAGIMAESFIKEGNQPMTDINNLEYGKSITDPCLSWEDTATMLDMLASAIKDRNLA; this comes from the coding sequence ATGCCATTAAAAACTGATGAGTTGAGAACCCAAGCTCTGGGTCCTATGCCAACTCCTGCCGAATTAGGCAATGCACACCCTATTACTGACGACGTTGCTGAGCGTATTGCAAATTCTCGCCGCCAAATCGAAGATATCCTAACGGGTCGTGATAACCGCCTATTAGTTATCGTTGGCCCTTGTTCTGTTCATGACACAGAAGCGGCACTTGATTACGCTGAGCGCTTAAGCCAGATTCAAGAGCAATACAAAGACGAATTGTTCGTGGTAATGAGAACCTACTTCGAGAAACCTCGTACGGTTGTAGGTTGGAAAGGTCTGATTACCGATCCAAACCTTGATGGTTCATACGCACTTGAAACGGGCTTGAACAAAGCACGTAAGCTTCTGCTCGACATCAATAAGCTTGGCCTAGCAACAGCGACTGAATTCCTTGATATGATCACAGGTCAGTACATTGCAGACCTTATCACTTGGGGCGCAATTGGCGCTCGTACAACAGAATCTCAGATTCACCGTGAAATGGCTTCTGCTCTTTCTTGCCCAGTTGGCTTCAAAAACGCGACTAACGGCAACATCAAGATCGCTATCGATGCTATTCGTGCTGCGCATGCTTCACACTACTTCTACTCTCCAGACAAGAACGGCCGCATGACGGTTTACCGTACTTCTGGTAACCCATACGGTCACGTTATTCTACGTGGTGGTGATAAGGGTCCTAACTTCGACGCTGAGTCGGTAGATATCGCATGTAAGCAACTGGCTGAATTCGACCTGCCTCAACGTTTGGTTGTAGACTTTAGCCACGCTAACTGTCAGAAACAGCACCGTAAGCAGTTAGAAGTTGCACAAGACATTTGTGACCAGATCAAATCTAACAAGAATCAAATTGCAGGCATCATGGCAGAAAGCTTCATTAAAGAAGGCAACCAGCCGATGACTGACATCAATAACCTAGAATACGGCAAGTCTATTACTGACCCATGCCTAAGCTGGGAAGATACTGCAACTATGCTAGACATGCTTGCATCTGCAATTAAAGATAGAAACTTAGCTTAA
- a CDS encoding YajQ family cyclic di-GMP-binding protein, which yields MPSFDIISEVESVELRNAVDNANRELSTRFDFRGVDASFDYKDESVKLTAQDDFQLKQMRDILRSNLTKRNVDPNAMEAKAADQTGRTWHQTVIFKQGIETDVAKKIVKLIKDNKVKVQAAIQGEKVRVTGKKRDDLQAVMALVRNGELGQPFQFDNFRD from the coding sequence ATGCCATCATTTGACATTATCTCTGAAGTAGAATCAGTAGAGCTACGCAACGCTGTAGACAATGCTAACCGTGAACTATCGACTCGTTTCGATTTCCGCGGCGTTGATGCAAGCTTCGACTACAAAGATGAGTCGGTAAAGCTGACTGCTCAAGACGATTTCCAACTGAAGCAAATGCGCGATATCCTTCGTAGCAACCTAACTAAGCGTAATGTTGATCCTAACGCGATGGAAGCGAAGGCTGCAGACCAAACAGGTCGCACTTGGCACCAAACGGTTATCTTCAAGCAAGGCATCGAAACCGATGTTGCTAAGAAAATCGTTAAGCTAATCAAAGACAACAAAGTTAAGGTTCAAGCGGCTATCCAAGGCGAAAAAGTTCGTGTAACGGGCAAGAAGCGTGATGACCTACAAGCGGTTATGGCACTTGTTCGCAACGGTGAACTTGGTCAACCTTTCCAGTTTGATAACTTCCGCGACTAA